The Clarias gariepinus isolate MV-2021 ecotype Netherlands chromosome 7, CGAR_prim_01v2, whole genome shotgun sequence genome includes a window with the following:
- the bckdha gene encoding 2-oxoisovalerate dehydrogenase subunit alpha, mitochondrial produces the protein MAAVRRVQGLWGLGVRAIRQHSALKTSSVLQQRAFRLDVARRQQTFDSSMEKPQFPGASAEFVDHLEFIQPNVISGIPVYRVMDRQGQIINPSEDPQLSKDTVLNFYQKMTLLNTMDRILYESQRQGRISFYMTNYGEEGTHIGSAAALDSTDLVFGQYREAGVLMYRGFPLDLFMAQCYGNADDLGKGRQMPVHYGTRDLNFVTISSPLATQLPQAAGAAYAIKRENSNRVVICYFGEGAASEGDAHAGFNFSATLECPIIFFCRNNGYAISTPTHEQYRGDGIAARGPGYGMLSIRVDGNDVFAVYNATREARRRAIAENQPFLIEAMTYRIGHHSTSDDSSAYRSVDEVNYWDKQDHPISRLRHYMTARSWWGEDEERAWRKQSRKLVMEAFEKAERRLKPNPELLFTDIYNEMTPGLAKQKESMLRHIQQYKEHYPLDLYEKIEN, from the exons GTCGCTCGGAGACAGCAGACGTTTGATTCATCCATGGAGAAGCCTCAGTTCCCAGGAGCCTCAGCCGAGTTCGTCGATCACCTGGAGTTCATCCAGCCCAACGTGATCTCAGGAATCCCTGTGTATCGAGTCATGGATAGACAGGGCCAGATCATCAACCCGTCTGAAGATCCACAG CTCTCCAAAGATACAGTGTTGAACTTCTACCAGAAGATGACGCTCCTCAACACGATGGATCGCATCCTGTACGAGTCTCAGAGGCAG GGTCGTATCTCTTTCTACATGACCAACTACGGTGAAGAGGGCACTCACATTGGAAGTGCTGCAGCTCTCGACTCCACCGACCTGGTGTTTGGACAGTATCGAGAGGCAG GAGTGCTGATGTACCGCGGTTtccctctggacctgtttaTGGCGCAGTGCTACGGTAATGCGGATGACTTGGGGAAGGGCAGGCAGATGCCGGTGCACTACGGTACCAGAGACCTCAACTTCGTGACCATCTCGTCTCCTCTGGCCACGCAGCTTCctcagg CGGCGGGAGCAGCATATGCTATAAAGCGGGAGAACAGTAACCGTGTGGTGATCTGTTACTTTGGTGAGGGAGCCGCGAGTGAAGGAGACGCCCATGCCGGCTTCAACTTTTCCGCCACTCTGGAGTGTCCAATCATATTCTTCTGCCGCAATAACGGCTATGCTATCTCCACCCCCACTCACGAGCAGTACCGCGGCGACGGCATTG CTGCTCGAGGTCCGGGCTACGGCATGTTGTCAATCCGTGTGGACGGTAACGATGTGTTTGCGGTGTACAACGCTACCAGGGAAGCGCGGCGTAGAGCGATTGCCGAGAACCAACCTTTCCTCATCGAGGCCATGACCTACAG GATTGGCCACCATAGCACGAGCGACGACAGCTCGGCTTACCGTTCAGTGGACGAGGTGAACTACTGGGACAAGCAGGACCACCCCATCTCTCGTCTGCGCCACTACATGACCGCGCGCAGCTGGTGGGGTGAGGACGAGGAGCGTGCGTGGAGGAAGCAGTCGCGCAAGCTCGTCATGGAAGCCTTCGAAAAGGCCGAGCGGCGTCTCAAACCGAACCCGGAGTTATTGTTCACCGACATCTACAACGAGATGACTCCAGGCCTGGCCAAACAGAAAGAGTCCATGTTAAGGCACATACAGCAGTATAAAGAGCACTACCCACTCGATCTGTACGAGAAGATCGAGAATTAG